In Populus nigra chromosome 1, ddPopNigr1.1, whole genome shotgun sequence, one genomic interval encodes:
- the LOC133692718 gene encoding phosphoglucan phosphatase LSF1, chloroplastic, with amino-acid sequence MITPNLIPRGEMSSFSLQTQLSSLFWGRDLCMLHRHGCGNYRKGNCSSKVYAMSSSNSVYKMNLNEYMVTLDKPLGIRFALSLDGKIFVHALKKGGNADRSRIIMVGDTLKKASDSSSSSSTTDSLIPINDFGDTMKILLEKITGGGGGGGAFSLVLERPFSPFPIHQLSSDFDIIFFNRGRVPTATWSKTILSSAFQGNGNSGFVTFSSKFLTPHGWNKLFNHQIVPSQQLNINLSPPITQIVSIFTEKEPGDGEWSHGSFPLEEYIKALDRSKGELYYNHSLGMGYSKVTEQIYVGSCIQTQADVENLSKLGVTAVLNFQSGIEAENWGINSNLINESCQKFNILMINYPIRDADSFDMRKKLPFCVGLLLRLLKKNHRVFVTCTTGFDRSPACVIAYLHWMTDTSLHAAYNFITGLHPCRPDRPAIAWATWDLIAMVESDRHEGPATHALTFVWTGQEGEDVSLVGDFTGNWKEPLKASHKGGPRYEVEVRLPQGKYYYKYIINGQWRHSTASPTERDERGNLNNVAVVGDIASVRPSIKQQKKDINIVKVIERPLTENERFMLAKAARCVAFSVCPIRLAPK; translated from the exons ATGATCACTCCAAATCTAATTCCAAGAGGGGAAATGTCATCGTTTTCTCTGCAAACGCAACTCTCTTCTTTGTTCTGGGGCAGAGATTTATGCATGCTCCACCGACATGGTTGTGGTAATTATAGAAAGGGAAATTGTTCGAGTAAGGTTTATGCAATGTCAAGTAGCAATTCGGTTTATAAGATGAATCTGAATGAGTACATGGTCACTCTTGATAAACCTCTCGGTATTCGCTTCGCATTGTCCCTTGATGGCAAAATCTTCGTTCACGCACTCAAAAAAGGGGGAAATGCTGACAGGTCGAGGATAATAATGGTTGGCGATACTTTGAAAAAGGCTAgcgattcttcttcttcatcttctactACTGATTCCCTTATCCCCATCAATGATTTTGGTGACACAAT GAAGATTCTGCTGGAGAAAATCacaggaggaggaggtggtggaggaGCCTTTAGCCTTGTCCTTGAGAGGCCTTTCTCGCCTTTTCCAATTCATCAACTGAGTagtgattttgatattatttttttcaatagagGACGTGTTCCCACCGCCACTTGGAGCAAAACCATCCTCTCTTCGGCTTTTCAGGGAAATGGAAATTCTGGCTTTGTAACCTTTTCTTCCAAGTTCTTGACTCCCCATGGATGGAACAAGCTTTTCAATCATCAAATTGTTCCTTCACAACAACTCAACATTAATCTTTCTCCTCCCATCACCCaaattgtttctatttttactGAGAAAGAGCCGGGAGATGGGGAATGGTCTCATGGGAGCTTTCCATTGGAGGAATATATCAAGGCACTTGATCGTTCTAAAGGGGAGCTTTACTACAACCATTCTCTTGGTATGGGCTACAGTAAG GTTACAGAGCAAATATATGTGGGATCGTGTATACAAACACAAGCTGATGTGGAAAATTTGTCTAAACTG GGGGTCACTGCTGTGCTCAATTTCCAGAGTGGTATTGAAGCAGAAAACTGGGGAATCAATTCCAACTTGATCAATGAGTCATGCCAAAAATTCAATATCCTCATGATCAACTATCCTATAAG GGATGCTGATTCCTTTGACATGCGGAAGAAACTACCATTTTGTGTTGGTCTTCTATTACGCTTACTAAAAAAGAATCATCGCGTGTTTGTCACTTGCACAACTGGATTTGATAGATCCCCTGCATGTGTGATTGCATATCTCCACTGGATGACCGATACTTCCCTTCATGCGGCTTATAATTTTATCACTGGACTGCATCCATGTAGGCCTGACAG ACCAGCGATTGCTTGGGCAACATGGGATCTTATAGCTATGGTGGAAAGTGACAGACATGAGGGACCAGCAACACATGCTCTGACTTTTGTGTGGACCGGACAAGAG GGAGAAGATGTATCATTGGTTGGGGATTTTACTGGAAATTGGAAAGAACCATTGAAGGCAAGTCACAAGGGTGGACCAAGATATGAAGTTGAAGTTAGACTTCCACAAGGAAA GTACTACTACAAGTATATAATTAATGGGCAGTGGCGGCATTCAACAGCTTCACCCACAGAAAGGGATGAAAGAGGGAATCTGAACAATGTGGCAGTGGTTGGTGATATTGCCAGTGTGAGGCCTTCTATTAAACAGCAAAAGAAG GACATCAACATTGTGAAGGTGATTGAGAGGCCATTGACAGAAAATGAGCGCTTTATGTTGGCAAAGGCGGCACGTTGTGTTGCGTTCTCAGTTTGTCCAATCAGACTAGCTCCCAAGTAA
- the LOC133667892 gene encoding carbonic anhydrase 2-like: MSTASINSWCLTSVSASKRSLPALCPPVFASLNSSVSPPTLIRNQPVFAAPAPILYPPRREEEMGNDYNEAIESLKKLLSDKEELKTVAAAKVEQITAELQTASSSDPKAFDPVEKIKSGFIHFKKEKYDKNPGLYSELAKGQSPKFMVFACSDSRVCPSHVLDFQPGEAFVLRNVANMVPPYDQTKYAGVGAAIEYAVLHLKVEYIVVIGHSACGGIKGLMSFPYDGTTSTDFIEDWVKVCYPAKTKVLAEHANAPFPDLCTQCEKEAVNVSLGHLLTYPFVRDGLVNKTLGLKGGYYDFVKGSFELWGLEYSLSPSLSVKDVATILHWKL; the protein is encoded by the exons ATGTCGACGGCTTCGATTAACAGCTGGTGTCTCACCTCTGTCTCTGCCTCTAAGAGATCACTACCCGCATTATGTCCTCCAGTCTTTGCTAGCCTCAACTCCTCTGTTTCTCCTCCTACCCTTATCAGAAACCAGCCTGTTTTCGCAGCCCCTGCTCCTATTCTCTATCCACCTCGG agagaagaagaaatgggaAACGACTACAACGAGGCCATTGAATCTCTCAAGAAACTCCTCag TGATAAGGAAGAGCTGAAAACTGTAGCAGCTGCGAAAGTGGAGCAGATAACAGCTGAATTACAAACCGCCTCATCTTCTGACCCCAAGGCATTCGATCCTGTTGAGAAGATTAAATCCGGCTTCATTCACTTCAAGAAGGAGAAATATGA CAAGAATCCGGGACTGTACTCCGAGCTTGCCAAAGGCCAAAGCCCCAAG TTTATGGTGTTTGCATGCTCGGATTCCCGGGTTTGCCCGTCCCATGTGCTTGATTTCCAACCAGGGGAAGCTTTTGTGCTCCGCAATGTTGCGAATATGGTCCCGCCATACGATCAA ACTAAGTACGCTGGAGTTGGGGCAGCAATAGAGTATGCAGTTTTGCATCTGAAG GTGGAATACATTGTGGTCATTGGACACAGCGCCTGTGGTGGAATTAAGGGCCTCATGTCCTTCCCTTATGATGGAACAACATCAAC TGATTTCATAGAAGACTGGGTCAAAGTTTGCTACCCTGCCAAGACTAAGGTTTTAGCAGAACATGCCAATGCACCTTTCCCAGACCTCTGTACACAATGTGAAAAG GAGGCAGTGAACGTGTCCCTTGGACACTTGCTAACCTACCCGTTTGTGAGGGATGGCTTGGTGAACAAAACTCTAGGACTGAAGGGTGGTTATTATGATTTTGTCAAAGGCAGTTTTGAGCTCTGGGGGCTTGAGTACAGcctttctccctctctctcc GTAAAGGATGTGGCCACCATACTACATTGGAAGCTGTAG